One region of Cobetia sp. cqz5-12 genomic DNA includes:
- the gltB gene encoding glutamate synthase large subunit, giving the protein MNKGLHHPGEFRDNCGFGLIAHMEGQASHELLQTAIESLTCMTHRGGIAADGKTGDGCGLLLKMPDGFMRQIARETLGLELGTRYAVGTLFLPNDDAREQSARDAFESALSARNLEVLGWRDMPVDDSVCGPMARDCLPRIRQVFVGAADERTDIAFNVDLFMARRHAEQALKSEEDFYVCSLSGKVISFKGLVMPEDLPRFYKDLGDPRLETAICVFHQRFSTNTAPRWPLAQPFRFLAHNGEINTIEANRGWANARKENFVSEQLPEIAELDEIVNTVGSDSSSMDNMLEVLLTGGMDIYRAIRMMVPPAWQNVEQMDSDLRAFYEYNSMHMEAWDGPAGIVLTDGRHAVCMLDRNGLRPARWVITRNGFITLASEIGTYDYKPEDVVAKGRVGPGQVLGVDTETGEVLHTDQVSERLKGAHPYKRWLRENANYLESALTELARFQPMDADQLDVYQKMFQVSFEERDQLLRPLAESGQEAVGSMGDDTPMAVLSRQNRVLTDYFRQKFAQVTNPPIDPLREAIVMSLETCCGAELNIFDATPEHAHRLILTTPVLSPRKFNALVNHEDPAFTSQTLKLHYDPAQDSLKQALKGLCQQAEEAARNGKVILVLSDCGLKKGQLPIHAALATGAIHHYLGGLALRPRVNLVIETGYARDAHQMAVLFGVGATAVYPYLAYQVMADMHRTGELSGNPADARENYRKGMQKGLYKILSKMGISHIGSYRGSQLFEAVGLNSEVMDMCFTGMASRIEGAGFAELQFQQELLAREAWLPRKRIKQGGLVKYVHGGEYHAYNPDVVVKLQQAVQQGDYGKWKEFARLVNERPVATIRDLLTLKPVAEPLPIEEVESVESLLPRFDSAGMSLGALSPEAHEALAQAMNEAGGRSNSGEGGEDPARYGTVRSSKIKQIASGRFGVTPAYLVNAEVLQIKVAQGAKPGEGGQLPGGKVNDLIARLRYAVPGVTLISPPPHHDIYSIEDLAQLIFDLKQVNPSAQVSVKLVSEPGIGTIATGVAKAYADLITVSGYDGGTAASPITSIKHAGSPWELGLPEVHQALRINQLRHKIRLQTDGGLKTGLDVVKAAILGAESFGFGTAPMVALGCKYLRICHLNNCATGVATQHQALRDEHFRGTVEMVKHYFRFIAEEVRELMALLGVRQITDLIGRTDLLEVLEGETNAQRRLDLTPLLGNDFVPKDAPQFCQVSRNEPHDPGAKNLEMLAAMESAIDSRSGGEFSFHVTNCDRSVGARVSGEIAKRYGEAGLAGSPLKVSLTGVAGQSFGVWNAHGLEMHLEGDANDYVGKGMNGGKLTIVPPRGSRFESHKTAIIGNTCLYGATGGRLYAAGTAGERFGVRNSGAHAVIEGAGDHCCEYMTGGLVCVLGETGVNFGAGMTGGFAYVLDENRDFVDKYNHELVEIHRINTEAMEAYRRHLREVIEEYVAETGSERGRDILRDFPDFVRHFWLVKPKAASLNGLLDQSRRQPE; this is encoded by the coding sequence ATGAACAAAGGTCTCCACCATCCGGGAGAGTTCCGCGACAACTGCGGCTTCGGCCTGATCGCCCATATGGAAGGGCAGGCGAGCCACGAACTGCTGCAGACCGCCATTGAATCCCTGACCTGCATGACCCACCGTGGCGGGATTGCCGCTGACGGCAAGACCGGCGATGGCTGTGGCCTGCTGCTCAAGATGCCGGACGGCTTCATGCGCCAGATCGCTCGAGAAACCCTCGGGCTGGAACTGGGCACTCGTTATGCCGTCGGCACGCTTTTCCTGCCGAATGATGACGCGCGTGAACAGTCCGCGCGTGACGCCTTCGAGTCGGCGCTGAGCGCGCGCAACCTCGAGGTGCTGGGCTGGCGCGACATGCCGGTAGATGACAGCGTGTGCGGCCCGATGGCCCGCGACTGCCTGCCGCGCATCCGTCAGGTCTTCGTCGGTGCCGCCGACGAGCGCACTGATATCGCCTTCAATGTCGATCTGTTCATGGCGCGCCGTCATGCCGAGCAGGCGCTGAAGAGTGAAGAGGACTTCTACGTCTGCTCACTCTCCGGCAAGGTCATCTCCTTCAAGGGTCTGGTGATGCCGGAAGATCTTCCGCGTTTCTACAAGGACCTGGGCGACCCGCGTCTCGAGACCGCGATCTGTGTCTTCCACCAGCGCTTCTCGACCAACACCGCGCCGCGCTGGCCGCTGGCCCAGCCGTTCCGCTTCCTCGCCCACAACGGCGAGATTAATACCATCGAGGCCAACCGCGGCTGGGCCAACGCGCGCAAGGAGAACTTCGTCTCCGAGCAGCTGCCCGAGATCGCCGAGCTGGACGAGATCGTCAACACTGTCGGCTCCGATTCCTCCAGCATGGATAACATGCTGGAAGTCCTGCTGACCGGTGGCATGGATATCTATCGCGCCATCCGCATGATGGTGCCGCCGGCATGGCAGAACGTCGAGCAGATGGACTCCGATCTGCGTGCCTTCTACGAATACAACTCCATGCACATGGAAGCCTGGGACGGCCCGGCGGGCATCGTGCTCACCGACGGTCGCCACGCCGTCTGCATGCTGGACCGCAACGGCTTGCGTCCGGCGCGTTGGGTCATCACGCGCAATGGCTTCATCACGCTGGCCTCCGAGATCGGCACCTACGATTACAAGCCGGAAGATGTCGTCGCCAAGGGGCGCGTCGGGCCGGGGCAGGTGCTGGGCGTCGATACCGAGACCGGTGAAGTGCTGCACACCGATCAGGTCAGTGAACGCCTGAAGGGCGCGCATCCCTACAAGCGCTGGCTGCGTGAGAACGCCAACTATCTCGAGTCTGCATTGACCGAGCTGGCGCGTTTTCAGCCGATGGATGCCGATCAGCTGGACGTCTACCAGAAGATGTTCCAGGTCAGCTTCGAGGAGCGCGATCAGCTGCTGCGCCCGCTGGCCGAGAGCGGTCAGGAGGCGGTCGGCTCCATGGGCGATGACACGCCGATGGCCGTGCTGTCTCGCCAGAACCGCGTGCTGACCGACTACTTCCGCCAGAAGTTTGCCCAGGTCACCAACCCGCCGATCGATCCGCTGCGTGAAGCGATCGTGATGTCGCTGGAAACCTGCTGTGGCGCCGAGCTCAACATCTTCGACGCGACGCCGGAGCACGCGCATCGCCTGATCCTGACCACGCCGGTGCTGTCACCGCGCAAGTTCAATGCGCTGGTCAATCACGAGGATCCGGCCTTCACCTCCCAGACGCTCAAGCTGCACTACGATCCGGCGCAGGACTCCCTCAAGCAGGCGCTCAAGGGCCTCTGTCAGCAGGCCGAGGAAGCGGCGCGCAATGGCAAGGTGATCCTGGTACTCAGCGACTGTGGCTTGAAGAAGGGACAGCTGCCGATCCACGCCGCACTGGCGACTGGCGCCATCCATCACTACCTTGGCGGGCTGGCACTGCGCCCGCGCGTCAACCTGGTGATCGAGACCGGCTATGCGCGTGATGCGCACCAGATGGCAGTGCTGTTCGGAGTGGGCGCCACGGCGGTCTACCCGTACCTTGCCTATCAGGTGATGGCTGACATGCATCGCACCGGCGAGCTGTCCGGCAATCCGGCGGATGCCCGCGAGAACTATCGCAAGGGCATGCAGAAGGGCCTCTACAAGATCCTGTCCAAGATGGGCATCTCGCACATCGGCTCCTACCGTGGCTCGCAGCTGTTCGAGGCGGTCGGCCTCAACAGTGAAGTCATGGACATGTGCTTCACCGGCATGGCCTCGCGCATTGAAGGCGCTGGCTTTGCCGAGCTGCAGTTCCAGCAGGAGCTGCTGGCCCGTGAGGCTTGGCTGCCGCGCAAGCGCATCAAGCAGGGCGGGCTGGTCAAGTACGTGCACGGCGGCGAATACCACGCCTACAACCCGGATGTCGTGGTGAAGCTGCAGCAGGCCGTGCAGCAGGGTGACTACGGCAAGTGGAAGGAATTCGCGCGCCTGGTCAACGAGCGCCCGGTGGCGACCATTCGTGACCTGCTGACCCTCAAGCCGGTCGCCGAGCCGCTGCCGATCGAGGAAGTCGAGTCCGTCGAGTCACTGCTGCCGCGCTTCGACAGCGCCGGCATGTCGCTTGGCGCCCTGTCTCCCGAGGCACATGAAGCGCTGGCCCAGGCCATGAACGAGGCCGGTGGGCGCTCCAACTCCGGGGAGGGCGGTGAAGACCCGGCGCGTTACGGCACCGTGCGCTCCTCCAAGATCAAGCAGATCGCCTCCGGTCGCTTCGGCGTCACGCCGGCGTACCTGGTCAATGCCGAGGTGCTGCAGATCAAGGTCGCCCAGGGCGCCAAGCCCGGTGAAGGCGGTCAGCTGCCGGGCGGCAAGGTCAACGACCTGATCGCACGTCTGCGCTACGCCGTGCCGGGGGTGACACTGATCTCGCCTCCGCCGCACCACGATATCTATTCCATCGAGGATCTGGCGCAGCTGATCTTCGATCTCAAGCAGGTCAATCCGTCGGCGCAGGTTTCGGTCAAGCTGGTTTCCGAGCCGGGGATCGGCACCATCGCCACCGGTGTCGCCAAGGCGTACGCCGACCTGATCACCGTCTCCGGCTATGACGGCGGCACCGCAGCCAGCCCGATCACCTCCATCAAGCACGCGGGCTCCCCGTGGGAACTGGGGCTGCCCGAGGTGCACCAGGCGCTGCGCATCAACCAGCTGCGTCACAAGATTCGACTGCAGACGGATGGTGGCCTCAAGACCGGTCTGGACGTGGTCAAGGCCGCGATCCTGGGCGCCGAGAGCTTCGGCTTCGGCACCGCGCCGATGGTCGCGCTGGGCTGCAAGTACCTGCGTATCTGCCACCTGAACAACTGTGCCACCGGTGTCGCGACCCAGCACCAGGCGCTGCGCGACGAGCATTTCCGCGGCACCGTCGAGATGGTCAAGCACTACTTCCGCTTCATCGCCGAGGAAGTGCGCGAGCTGATGGCACTGCTGGGCGTGCGTCAGATCACCGACCTGATCGGTCGTACCGATCTGCTCGAAGTGCTGGAAGGCGAGACCAACGCGCAGCGTCGTCTCGATCTCACGCCGTTGCTGGGCAATGACTTCGTGCCCAAGGACGCGCCGCAGTTCTGCCAGGTCAGCCGCAACGAGCCACATGATCCCGGCGCCAAGAACCTCGAGATGCTGGCCGCGATGGAATCGGCGATCGACAGCCGCAGCGGTGGCGAGTTCAGCTTCCATGTCACCAACTGCGATCGCTCGGTGGGCGCGCGCGTCTCGGGCGAAATCGCCAAGCGCTATGGCGAGGCCGGGTTGGCGGGCTCGCCGCTCAAGGTCAGTCTGACCGGTGTGGCAGGCCAGAGCTTCGGTGTCTGGAATGCGCACGGACTCGAGATGCACCTGGAAGGTGACGCCAACGATTACGTCGGCAAGGGCATGAACGGCGGCAAGCTGACCATCGTGCCGCCGCGTGGTTCGCGCTTCGAGAGCCACAAGACCGCCATCATCGGCAACACCTGCCTGTACGGCGCGACCGGTGGCAGGCTGTATGCCGCGGGCACCGCCGGCGAGCGCTTCGGGGTGCGTAACTCAGGTGCACACGCCGTCATCGAAGGCGCGGGTGACCACTGCTGTGAGTACATGACCGGTGGTCTGGTGTGCGTGCTGGGCGAGACAGGCGTCAACTTCGGTGCCGGCATGACGGGCGGCTTCGCCTACGTGCTGGACGAGAATCGCGACTTCGTCGATAAGTACAACCACGAGCTGGTGGAAATCCACCGCATCAATACCGAAGCCATGGAGGCCTATCGTCGCCATCTGCGCGAAGTGATCGAGGAATACGTGGCCGAGACCGGCTCCGAGCGCGGGCGCGACATCCTGCGTGATTTCCCTGACTTCGTGCGTCACTTCTGGCTGGTCAAGCCGAAGGCAGCAAGCCTCAACGGCCTGCTCGACCAGTCACGGCGTCAGCCGGAGTGA